The Leptospira brenneri genome includes a window with the following:
- a CDS encoding permease, with protein sequence MLFFYRKKSCFLLETRCDQSTLISFSKFLIFVSLFVLPGLILVSQSNQNKVQSKVSNLKDTERNWKPVKLVWEESSGAVAPEFRYGKQYQLVAGQKKILLTRKVSRAGKQILNETKEISPSLYESWMQKLFNIGIKTLTFESPPTETMTGVSYNFVSFQMGTTKSRFYYRLEERKEPTWKQKNSIIQIIERMKP encoded by the coding sequence ATGTTATTTTTCTATCGAAAAAAGTCTTGTTTTCTTTTGGAAACAAGATGTGATCAATCCACTTTGATTTCATTTTCCAAGTTTCTAATTTTTGTTTCTTTGTTTGTGCTCCCAGGACTTATACTAGTCTCTCAGTCCAATCAAAACAAAGTCCAAAGTAAAGTCTCGAATCTGAAAGATACAGAGAGGAATTGGAAACCAGTGAAACTCGTTTGGGAAGAAAGCTCTGGTGCTGTTGCTCCTGAGTTTCGGTATGGAAAACAATACCAATTGGTTGCTGGGCAAAAAAAAATCCTACTCACTCGAAAAGTTTCTCGTGCAGGAAAACAAATACTCAACGAAACAAAAGAAATATCTCCCAGTTTATATGAGTCTTGGATGCAAAAACTTTTTAATATTGGAATCAAAACTTTAACTTTTGAATCTCCACCAACAGAAACAATGACTGGTGTCAGTTATAATTTTGTCTCTTTTCAAATGGGAACCACCAAATCCAGGTTTTATTATCGTTTAGAAGAACGTAAAGAACCAACCTGGAAACAAAAGAATAGTATCATACAAATCATAGAGAGGATGAAACCATGA
- a CDS encoding lysophospholipid acyltransferase family protein translates to MDSNQNPADILESLFVIPREVPKTILRNLLELIYDVKVAGSENIPESGGALIISNHTDYLDIPVQGAFADRKIVYLGKYELFHPQEEIMAIINHKNSPFNYPPLSLTKPVVEVLVNSLGSVVKKNLINWGSMPIIRNAAKESEMDKRAAMDYYEKLETYMVDLMKEGELLSIYPEGSRSETGELQSFRAMAAKLAIRAGVPIIPSGIVGATNMSKPKAFLTGDAFKTKIRYLIGKPILPSEFPAGPEKKASKELTEILENRVRELMKQAESIL, encoded by the coding sequence ATGGATTCTAACCAAAACCCAGCTGATATTTTAGAAAGTCTCTTTGTCATCCCCAGGGAAGTTCCCAAAACCATCCTCCGTAACCTTCTCGAGCTCATTTATGATGTCAAAGTGGCTGGATCGGAAAACATTCCCGAATCTGGGGGAGCCCTCATCATTTCCAACCATACGGATTATTTGGACATTCCTGTCCAAGGTGCCTTTGCGGATCGAAAAATCGTCTATTTGGGGAAATATGAGCTCTTCCACCCGCAAGAAGAGATTATGGCCATCATCAATCACAAGAACTCTCCTTTTAATTATCCTCCTTTGAGCCTAACCAAACCAGTCGTTGAGGTTTTGGTGAACTCTCTCGGGAGTGTCGTGAAAAAAAACCTGATCAATTGGGGAAGTATGCCCATCATTCGGAATGCCGCCAAGGAGTCGGAAATGGACAAACGTGCGGCCATGGACTATTACGAAAAATTAGAAACCTATATGGTGGATCTGATGAAAGAGGGGGAACTTCTTTCGATTTACCCAGAAGGCTCTCGCTCCGAGACAGGGGAATTACAGTCTTTCCGAGCGATGGCGGCAAAACTTGCCATTCGTGCGGGGGTTCCGATCATTCCTTCTGGGATTGTGGGGGCGACCAATATGTCCAAACCCAAGGCCTTCCTAACGGGAGATGCTTTCAAAACCAAAATTCGTTACCTGATTGGCAAACCCATCCTTCCTTCTGAGTTTCCTGCGGGCCCTGAGAAAAAAGCCTCCAAAGAACTGACAGAAATCTTGGAAAATCGCGTTAGGGAGCTCATGAAACAGGCGGAGTCTATACTTTAG
- a CDS encoding c-type cytochrome, which produces MNKTYAIKTVPIPKFSKPADISEGKRLYQSRGCGDCHDVDGSGKTFIDDPAIGTLSGSNLTLGKGGVLSERSDEELAVAIRHGVGKNGKALIFMPSTDFQGMTNEDIGKLISYLRSTPAIEKPQGDIKPGPLGRFLYLIGEIPVFVSAEIINHDIVHLTNIKPSVSLEYGKYIASTCTGCHGFNLKGGPIQGAPPEWPQAQDISKNGLTNYTESNFIQTIRSGKRPDGSKMKYPMPWQSLGQLTDTELKALWMYLQTI; this is translated from the coding sequence ATGAACAAAACATATGCAATAAAAACTGTTCCAATTCCCAAATTCTCGAAACCCGCTGACATATCAGAAGGAAAACGCCTTTACCAATCCCGAGGTTGTGGTGATTGCCATGACGTAGATGGAAGTGGAAAAACATTTATTGATGATCCTGCAATCGGCACTTTATCCGGATCTAACCTAACATTGGGTAAAGGAGGAGTTTTATCAGAAAGATCCGATGAAGAACTTGCCGTAGCCATCCGACACGGTGTAGGTAAAAATGGTAAGGCCTTAATCTTTATGCCTTCCACAGATTTTCAAGGAATGACAAATGAAGACATTGGAAAACTAATTTCCTATTTACGTTCCACACCGGCCATAGAAAAACCACAAGGAGATATCAAACCAGGCCCCTTAGGAAGATTTTTATATTTGATTGGAGAAATTCCGGTGTTTGTTTCTGCTGAAATCATAAATCATGATATAGTTCACTTAACAAATATTAAACCTTCTGTTTCTTTGGAGTATGGAAAATATATTGCATCCACTTGTACAGGTTGTCATGGATTTAATTTAAAAGGAGGGCCGATTCAAGGTGCACCACCAGAATGGCCACAGGCACAGGACATCAGCAAAAATGGTTTAACAAATTATACAGAATCTAATTTCATCCAAACCATCAGATCAGGGAAACGACCCGATGGTTCAAAAATGAAATATCCAATGCCTTGGCAAAGTTTGGGTCAACTAACAGACACAGAACTCAAAGCATTATGGATGTATTTACAAACAATTTGA
- a CDS encoding C1 family peptidase, giving the protein MKLKHFWKTIGLFLLFTSAVFAEEFDPSSVRSPGCKPGTFSCGYIPSSKEIQDSIPLKRDFNSFDELPKSIDLSSQMPPVGNQGQQNSCVAWASGYAIKSYLLKNKGQATDYDPPFAGGKGNNVFSPAFIYNQQNGGVDQGLYYYKTMEFLKSNGVAPWSAMPYSDKDFRSQPSANSKKEALKYKIKSFSRLNFKKPDEIKRVLAGKNVVLAGMIIDDAFYKLKGSAIYDENGGQSYGGHAMTIVGYDDNKKSKSGKKGAFKLQNSWGTSWGDKGFGWVSYSMLAKVGQETYAIIDEPAPQNTPTPTVVVPPQKQIIPPTDIKVSKGEFDTKVVLTWNHQDLAVAYLIQRKEEADFYDLGYADKPSFTDLYVSPNSTYVYRILSIGAEEVSVASVEVEGFTAAEPQTNGNIGQVVGLTGLVYVTGNSPNVDLSWSELDGVTSYTIARSDSSFKWKNIGISKTPSFIDSSPKVGESNYYRVSALVQSKPSGDWSETVSVNVADQSFLPNQVGHLTATSGDFANKIILSWAAAPGASIYYLYRFDENAEPSGQFEISGTSYTDTDQSIQNGRQFLYTVIAANDLGYAEPSDVVFGKTDPGLTKRAGGVTLSPPKQLTTNPVGKDKLITLKWDSVKDSFEYYIYRKQVKGVGKPGKLEFVSAVEGKKTAFSETFPGNSGDLFLYSVRSKSEFGSESKDSNFVSVFWNEPKLQVKKRTMSLEELPTSFVGTWSSMYWNPKSGPQTVLVEIQGNGQDFVAKLKLDGRDVQQFKGTWSPGSHTLKANGFLFELSTSLEGTSLAQFQSVKDLENGSELSFTKDK; this is encoded by the coding sequence ATGAAATTAAAACATTTTTGGAAAACCATAGGACTGTTCCTTTTATTTACGAGTGCAGTTTTCGCAGAAGAATTTGATCCGAGTAGCGTTCGTTCCCCTGGGTGTAAACCGGGAACATTCTCTTGTGGTTACATTCCTAGTTCCAAAGAAATTCAGGATAGTATTCCTCTCAAAAGGGATTTTAATTCTTTTGATGAGTTACCAAAATCGATAGATTTATCTTCGCAAATGCCACCGGTTGGTAACCAAGGCCAACAAAATAGTTGTGTAGCTTGGGCATCCGGTTATGCAATTAAATCTTATTTACTAAAAAACAAAGGGCAAGCTACCGATTATGATCCGCCCTTTGCCGGAGGAAAGGGAAATAATGTTTTTTCTCCAGCCTTTATTTATAACCAACAGAACGGAGGAGTAGATCAAGGTTTATACTATTATAAAACAATGGAATTTTTGAAATCCAACGGTGTAGCTCCTTGGAGTGCAATGCCATACTCGGATAAAGATTTCCGCAGCCAACCATCAGCAAATTCAAAAAAAGAAGCTCTTAAGTATAAAATTAAATCATTCTCTAGGCTAAATTTTAAAAAACCAGATGAGATCAAACGAGTATTAGCTGGAAAGAATGTTGTACTAGCGGGAATGATCATTGATGATGCCTTTTATAAATTAAAAGGTTCTGCCATTTATGATGAGAACGGTGGCCAAAGTTATGGCGGACATGCTATGACCATTGTTGGTTATGATGATAACAAAAAATCAAAATCAGGAAAAAAGGGAGCTTTCAAATTACAAAACTCCTGGGGAACCAGTTGGGGGGATAAAGGGTTTGGTTGGGTATCTTATTCTATGCTTGCAAAAGTAGGACAAGAAACCTATGCGATCATTGATGAACCAGCTCCGCAAAATACACCAACGCCAACAGTGGTTGTCCCTCCCCAAAAACAGATCATTCCACCAACAGATATCAAAGTTTCCAAAGGAGAATTTGATACAAAAGTTGTTTTAACATGGAACCACCAGGATTTGGCAGTTGCTTATTTGATCCAAAGAAAGGAAGAAGCAGATTTTTATGATTTAGGATATGCAGATAAACCGAGTTTTACTGATCTATATGTTTCACCTAATTCTACTTATGTGTATCGTATTCTTTCTATAGGTGCGGAAGAAGTTTCCGTGGCATCGGTAGAAGTAGAAGGTTTTACCGCAGCGGAACCACAGACAAATGGAAATATCGGTCAAGTTGTTGGTTTAACTGGGCTTGTATATGTGACAGGTAATTCTCCAAATGTAGATTTGAGTTGGTCGGAATTAGATGGGGTAACTAGTTATACGATTGCGCGTTCTGATTCGTCTTTCAAATGGAAAAATATTGGAATAAGTAAAACTCCAAGTTTTATCGATTCTTCTCCAAAAGTTGGGGAATCGAATTATTACCGAGTGAGTGCTCTTGTGCAGTCGAAACCGTCAGGCGATTGGAGTGAAACGGTTTCTGTAAATGTGGCAGACCAATCATTTTTACCTAATCAGGTTGGCCACTTAACAGCCACTAGTGGAGATTTTGCAAATAAAATTATTTTGAGTTGGGCTGCTGCTCCAGGTGCAAGCATTTATTATTTGTATCGATTTGACGAAAATGCAGAACCGTCTGGTCAGTTCGAAATTTCGGGAACTAGTTATACGGACACAGATCAATCCATTCAAAACGGAAGACAATTTTTATATACAGTCATTGCGGCAAATGATCTTGGTTATGCGGAGCCAAGTGATGTGGTTTTTGGAAAAACAGATCCGGGACTTACCAAAAGAGCAGGAGGTGTGACTCTTTCTCCACCAAAACAATTAACGACAAATCCTGTGGGTAAAGATAAACTCATTACTTTAAAATGGGATTCTGTGAAGGATAGTTTTGAATATTATATATATCGTAAGCAGGTGAAAGGAGTAGGGAAACCAGGAAAACTGGAATTTGTTTCTGCCGTTGAAGGTAAAAAAACTGCGTTTAGTGAAACCTTTCCAGGTAACTCAGGAGATTTATTTTTATATTCAGTTCGATCCAAATCAGAATTTGGTTCTGAGTCAAAGGATTCAAACTTTGTATCTGTGTTTTGGAATGAACCAAAATTACAAGTGAAAAAGAGAACTATGTCTTTAGAAGAGTTGCCTACTTCATTTGTGGGTACCTGGTCTTCCATGTATTGGAATCCAAAATCGGGCCCACAAACTGTTCTGGTTGAAATTCAAGGGAATGGTCAAGATTTTGTCGCAAAGTTAAAGTTAGATGGTAGGGATGTTCAACAATTTAAGGGAACATGGTCGCCAGGAAGTCATACTTTGAAGGCTAATGGATTTTTGTTCGAGTTATCTACATCATTAGAAGGGACTTCTTTGGCTCAGTTCCAATCCGTTAAAGATCTTGAGAATGGATCTGAACTGAGTTTCACCAAAGATAAATGA
- a CDS encoding SMP-30/gluconolactonase/LRE family protein, whose translation MKIKTTINLLSVLLVTIGCNSGNIKIGEAYKLDSVPSSITEVTQPDPFLNHLNISFPDLPGHDDLIFDNKNKIAYASGMDGWIWKLDFKTNSAEAWVKPPVNPAGLQFSNKSNESILTCASRLGGVSYDESNRVGLYEINIKTKSVVPLLLNLPKLEKSDFETVYPESKRPTFSLKNLNESNSRPFALCNDLAVSNDGNRIYISEPFERPDAAMGSGAVPEAIGLYPHGKLWMYDRKQNTISLIMTGFTFVDGIIIADHSTTKEESVIITETTKFRIIKANISGKQEGKFEVLFENLPGLADGLERDAKGRIWVGIIKPRSGLMNLVHNNPWIKPFLLSLPQRILPIAKKTGILVINPSGSKALYYSMHDGSKIKDISVAVPNLDSIYFPSFDTSSKGLYSVHIDNLKLGE comes from the coding sequence ATGAAAATCAAAACTACTATTAATTTATTATCAGTCTTATTAGTAACTATTGGATGTAATAGTGGAAATATTAAAATTGGAGAAGCCTATAAACTAGATAGTGTTCCAAGTTCAATAACAGAAGTAACCCAACCAGATCCATTTTTAAATCATTTAAATATCAGCTTTCCAGACTTACCTGGTCACGATGATCTTATTTTTGATAATAAAAATAAGATCGCTTATGCTTCAGGAATGGATGGATGGATTTGGAAATTGGATTTTAAAACAAATTCAGCAGAGGCTTGGGTAAAACCACCAGTAAACCCAGCAGGATTACAATTTTCAAACAAATCCAATGAATCGATACTTACCTGTGCCTCAAGACTTGGTGGTGTAAGTTATGATGAAAGCAATCGAGTTGGTTTATATGAAATCAATATAAAAACAAAATCGGTAGTTCCCTTGTTACTGAACTTACCCAAATTAGAAAAATCAGATTTTGAAACAGTATATCCTGAGTCCAAAAGACCAACCTTTTCACTCAAAAATTTGAATGAATCAAACTCAAGGCCTTTTGCTTTATGTAATGATCTTGCTGTTTCTAATGACGGCAATCGTATTTATATATCAGAACCATTTGAACGCCCTGATGCAGCGATGGGAAGTGGAGCAGTACCCGAGGCCATCGGACTCTATCCTCATGGCAAACTATGGATGTATGATCGTAAACAAAATACAATCTCTCTCATCATGACTGGTTTTACTTTTGTAGACGGTATCATTATCGCAGATCATTCCACAACAAAAGAAGAATCTGTCATCATCACGGAAACAACGAAGTTTAGAATCATCAAAGCAAACATCAGTGGCAAACAAGAAGGAAAGTTTGAAGTTCTATTTGAAAATCTTCCAGGCCTTGCTGATGGTTTAGAAAGAGATGCAAAAGGTAGGATTTGGGTTGGTATCATTAAACCACGTTCTGGGCTTATGAATTTGGTACATAATAATCCCTGGATCAAACCTTTTTTACTATCTCTTCCACAAAGAATTTTACCAATCGCAAAAAAAACAGGAATTTTAGTGATCAATCCTTCTGGATCAAAAGCACTTTATTATTCTATGCATGATGGTTCTAAAATTAAGGATATATCGGTAGCAGTACCCAATTTAGATTCTATTTACTTCCCTTCTTTTGATACATCATCAAAAGGTTTATATTCAGTTCATATCGATAATTTAAAGTTAGGTGAATAG
- a CDS encoding SMP-30/gluconolactonase/LRE family protein, producing the protein MRKTNYLSIKCNWINIPLYALTAVLVLFSCKTPEEYFKNQIKEPVELPYNQAIESIKSKEDVIKQNISIDGSLLPAQDEILLQEDLGRAFVASIDGWIWKVDLTNNQAEPFVKTPLLPGGMVFHPKNQDIIYMCLSRGKQHNTSLSDGPGIYELTISTKLIRKIGTRVPIADKTKEPSNDQIGVFYPLGKETKIPISQLNETNSRNVEKADDLAISKDGERIYFTEPYDHPNSILGVSSQSKDEVLTLGRNGHLWKYDLKDNTASLVAHQYTYLDGILLEYTQGEQESSILLNELSKSRLIRLHLTGDKSGKDELVIEGLPGFPDGMDRDAKGRIWIAIPVERSKLITWLHKHPFWKRLVLYIPESLQPVSKKTAIIALSPNGDIPLYYAVHDGSLFSYIIVVVPGKEKLYLAVYQDGFKGFVTMPYPNNI; encoded by the coding sequence ATGAGAAAAACAAACTACCTATCTATAAAATGCAATTGGATTAACATTCCTTTGTATGCACTCACTGCAGTTTTGGTTTTATTTTCGTGTAAAACTCCAGAAGAGTATTTTAAGAACCAAATCAAAGAACCAGTCGAGTTACCTTACAATCAGGCAATCGAATCCATCAAATCTAAAGAAGATGTAATTAAACAAAACATAAGTATCGACGGATCACTTTTGCCAGCCCAAGATGAAATCCTTCTTCAAGAAGATTTAGGAAGAGCCTTTGTAGCGTCTATTGATGGATGGATTTGGAAAGTAGACCTGACAAACAACCAAGCAGAACCGTTTGTAAAAACACCACTATTACCCGGTGGCATGGTCTTTCATCCTAAAAATCAAGACATCATTTATATGTGTTTATCTCGTGGAAAACAACATAATACAAGTTTGTCTGATGGTCCAGGGATATATGAATTAACCATTTCAACCAAACTGATTCGTAAAATTGGAACTCGTGTCCCCATTGCAGACAAAACAAAAGAACCATCAAATGATCAAATTGGAGTTTTTTATCCTCTTGGCAAAGAAACCAAAATACCAATCTCTCAGCTAAATGAAACTAATAGCCGTAATGTGGAAAAAGCAGATGATTTAGCAATTAGCAAAGACGGAGAAAGAATCTATTTCACCGAACCTTATGACCATCCAAACTCAATTTTGGGTGTTAGTTCTCAATCAAAGGATGAAGTATTAACTTTAGGACGTAATGGACATCTTTGGAAATATGATCTCAAAGATAACACAGCAAGTTTAGTCGCTCATCAATACACTTACTTAGATGGAATTTTGTTAGAATACACTCAAGGTGAACAAGAATCATCTATTCTACTTAACGAACTTTCTAAATCGAGGCTCATTCGACTACACCTAACCGGTGATAAATCAGGAAAAGACGAATTGGTAATCGAAGGCCTTCCTGGATTTCCTGATGGTATGGATAGAGACGCAAAAGGCCGTATATGGATCGCCATTCCTGTAGAAAGATCTAAACTCATTACTTGGTTACACAAACATCCATTTTGGAAACGCCTAGTTCTCTACATTCCGGAAAGCCTACAACCCGTATCCAAAAAAACGGCAATCATAGCACTGTCACCTAACGGAGATATACCTTTATATTACGCAGTCCATGATGGAAGTTTATTTTCTTATATCATTGTCGTTGTTCCTGGAAAAGAAAAGTTATACCTGGCTGTATACCAAGATGGATTCAAAGGTTTTGTAACCATGCCTTACCCTAACAATATTTAA
- a CDS encoding methylmalonyl-CoA mutase family protein has protein sequence MTSEILTYTPQNKIRFVTAASLFDGHDASINIMRRILQQSGVEVIHLGHNRSVQEIVQCAIQEDVQGIAITSYQGGHVEYFQYMIDLLKKEGAGHIRVFGGGGGTILPSEIEILHKYGVAHIYSPDEGRTLGLQGMINDVVQKSDFATPLSFNGDLASQIQKKNYLALGQAITQMEFSLLQEKTNYSINLEFPPPKKTIPVLGITGTGGAGKSSLTDELVRRYLHDFPNQTIAILSVDPSKRKTGGALLGDRIRMNSIFNERVYMRSFATREANIALNRSVKGAIQILKSAGYDLIIVETAGIGQSDSEITEVADVSLYVMTPEYGAATQLEKIDMIDYADVISINKFDKRGALDALRDVKKQYQRSRNLFNDTVDSMPVYGTIASQFQDAGTDELYAHLIGVVIGKCQLDWKTNSLKNQSGREASVVLPPDRVRYLTEIKEEIDRNAEWIQKEAELARSAYQLKGAIGVLSKKGKPTADLESEYQLLWDSLSVDSKNILDTWSEKIESFRKEQYSYFVRGKEIKVDNYTVSLSHLKIPKIATPRFVDWGDILQWSYQENFPGFFPYTAGVYPYKRSGEDPTRMFAGEGGPERTNRRFHYLSSGMPAKRLSTAFDSVTLYGEDPDVRPDIYGKIGNSGVNVATLDDAKKLYSGFDLCDPSTSVSMTINGPAPMVLAFFLNAAIDQACEKYIRAEGKTEEVQAQIKKIYEVKGQVVPNFDGTLPETNDGLGLLLLGVTGDEVLPNDVYTKLKKDALSQVRGTVQADILKEDQAQNTCIFSTEFALKMMGDIQHHFIQNGVRNFYSVSISGYHIAEAGANPITQVAFTLANGFTYVEYYLSRGMDINDFAPNLSFFFSNGIDPEYSVIGRVARRIWAKAMKFKYRANERSQMLKYHIQTSGRSLHSQEIDFNDIRTTLQALYAIYDNCNSLHTNAYDEAITTPTEESVRRAVAIQLIINRELGLAKNENPLQGAFIIEELTDLVEEAILTEFNRLTERGGVLGAMERMYQRNKIQEESLHYETLKHTGEYPIIGVNTFLNRNGSPTVIPGEVIRSTDEEKRQQIGNLKAFQKRNGNKTVEAITKLKQVARAKENIFQELLETVKVASLGQISHALYEVGGQYRRNM, from the coding sequence ATGACCTCCGAAATTCTGACCTACACCCCCCAAAACAAAATTCGCTTCGTGACGGCGGCTTCTCTTTTTGATGGCCACGACGCCTCGATCAATATCATGCGGAGGATTTTGCAACAAAGTGGGGTGGAAGTGATCCACTTGGGACACAATAGGAGTGTCCAAGAGATCGTCCAATGTGCCATCCAAGAAGATGTACAAGGGATTGCGATCACAAGTTACCAAGGTGGTCATGTGGAATACTTCCAATACATGATTGATCTCTTAAAAAAAGAAGGGGCAGGTCATATTCGTGTGTTTGGTGGTGGTGGTGGGACCATCTTACCTTCCGAAATTGAAATTCTTCATAAATACGGTGTGGCTCATATTTATTCTCCCGATGAAGGGAGGACTCTTGGTTTGCAAGGGATGATCAACGATGTAGTTCAAAAGTCCGATTTTGCTACTCCACTTTCATTTAACGGTGATTTGGCGTCTCAGATCCAAAAGAAAAATTATTTAGCACTTGGACAAGCCATCACTCAGATGGAATTTTCTCTTTTGCAAGAAAAAACCAATTATTCGATCAATTTAGAATTTCCACCTCCCAAGAAAACCATTCCTGTTCTTGGGATTACGGGGACTGGTGGGGCCGGAAAATCTTCGTTAACTGATGAACTTGTACGTCGTTATTTACATGATTTTCCTAACCAAACCATTGCCATTCTTTCTGTAGATCCTTCGAAACGAAAAACTGGTGGAGCACTTCTTGGGGATCGGATTCGGATGAATTCGATTTTTAATGAAAGAGTGTATATGCGATCCTTTGCAACGAGAGAAGCAAATATTGCACTCAATAGAAGTGTCAAAGGTGCCATCCAAATTTTAAAATCTGCGGGTTACGACCTTATCATTGTGGAAACTGCGGGGATTGGACAAAGTGATTCCGAAATTACAGAAGTCGCGGATGTATCCTTATACGTGATGACACCTGAATACGGTGCTGCTACTCAGTTAGAAAAAATCGATATGATCGATTATGCAGATGTGATTTCGATCAACAAATTTGATAAACGAGGAGCTCTTGATGCCCTTCGGGATGTTAAAAAACAATACCAAAGGTCTCGCAATTTATTTAACGATACTGTGGATTCTATGCCTGTATATGGAACGATTGCTTCCCAGTTTCAAGATGCAGGAACCGATGAACTGTATGCTCATTTGATTGGTGTTGTGATTGGTAAATGTCAGTTGGATTGGAAAACCAATTCCTTAAAAAACCAATCAGGAAGAGAGGCTTCTGTAGTGCTTCCCCCTGATCGGGTTCGGTATTTGACAGAAATCAAAGAAGAAATCGATCGGAATGCGGAATGGATTCAAAAAGAAGCAGAACTTGCGAGATCCGCCTATCAACTGAAAGGTGCCATCGGGGTTCTTTCCAAAAAGGGAAAACCAACGGCCGATTTAGAATCCGAATACCAGTTATTATGGGATTCATTATCAGTAGATTCAAAAAACATATTAGATACTTGGTCTGAAAAAATCGAATCCTTTCGGAAGGAACAGTACTCTTACTTTGTGCGTGGAAAAGAAATCAAAGTAGATAATTATACGGTATCTTTAAGCCATCTCAAAATTCCAAAAATCGCCACACCTCGTTTTGTAGATTGGGGTGATATTTTACAATGGTCTTACCAAGAAAATTTTCCCGGATTTTTTCCCTACACTGCAGGTGTGTATCCATACAAACGAAGTGGGGAAGACCCAACGCGTATGTTTGCGGGAGAAGGTGGACCTGAACGAACAAACCGCCGTTTCCATTATTTGAGTTCGGGAATGCCCGCCAAACGTCTGTCAACTGCCTTTGATTCGGTGACTTTATACGGGGAAGATCCTGATGTTCGCCCTGATATTTACGGTAAAATTGGAAATTCAGGAGTGAATGTTGCCACTCTGGATGATGCTAAAAAACTTTATTCTGGATTTGATTTATGTGATCCTTCTACATCCGTATCAATGACCATCAATGGACCTGCTCCCATGGTACTTGCATTTTTTCTGAATGCGGCCATTGACCAGGCTTGTGAAAAATACATTCGCGCGGAAGGAAAAACCGAAGAGGTTCAGGCCCAAATTAAAAAAATCTATGAAGTGAAAGGACAAGTGGTTCCAAATTTCGATGGAACCTTACCTGAAACGAACGATGGTTTGGGTTTACTTTTGTTAGGTGTTACTGGTGATGAAGTTCTTCCGAATGATGTTTATACAAAATTAAAAAAAGATGCCCTATCTCAAGTGCGAGGTACTGTGCAAGCGGACATCTTAAAGGAAGACCAAGCACAAAATACATGTATCTTCTCCACAGAATTTGCTTTAAAGATGATGGGAGATATTCAACACCATTTCATTCAAAATGGGGTACGAAATTTTTATTCTGTTTCCATTAGTGGTTATCATATTGCTGAGGCTGGTGCTAATCCCATCACACAAGTGGCGTTTACATTGGCCAATGGATTTACTTATGTAGAATACTACTTAAGTCGGGGAATGGATATCAATGATTTTGCTCCTAACCTTTCCTTCTTTTTTTCCAATGGAATTGATCCTGAGTATTCTGTGATTGGGCGAGTGGCACGTAGGATTTGGGCCAAAGCGATGAAGTTCAAATACCGTGCGAACGAAAGATCACAAATGTTAAAGTACCATATCCAAACATCAGGTAGATCTCTCCATTCACAAGAAATCGATTTTAATGATATTAGAACCACATTGCAGGCGTTATATGCAATTTATGATAATTGTAACTCACTTCATACCAATGCGTATGACGAGGCGATTACCACACCGACAGAAGAATCAGTTCGCCGCGCTGTGGCTATTCAACTCATCATCAATCGGGAGCTTGGTCTTGCTAAAAACGAAAATCCATTACAAGGTGCCTTTATCATTGAAGAACTCACAGATCTAGTGGAAGAGGCAATTTTGACTGAATTCAATCGCTTGACGGAGCGAGGTGGAGTGCTCGGTGCTATGGAGCGGATGTACCAAAGGAATAAAATCCAAGAAGAGTCCCTCCATTATGAAACTTTAAAACATACGGGTGAATATCCGATTATTGGTGTGAATACTTTTCTCAATCGAAATGGATCTCCTACCGTCATTCCTGGGGAAGTCATTCGTTCGACCGATGAGGAGAAAAGGCAACAAATTGGAAATTTGAAGGCATTTCAAAAACGAAATGGAAACAAAACCGTTGAAGCAATTACAAAATTAAAACAAGTCGCTCGTGCGAAAGAAAATATCTTTCAAGAGTTACTCGAAACAGTGAAAGTGGCTTCCTTAGGGCAGATCTCTCATGCCTTGTACGAAGTGGGAGGTCAGTACCGCCGCAATATGTAA